From Psychrobacillus sp. FSL K6-2836, a single genomic window includes:
- a CDS encoding Nramp family divalent metal transporter encodes MDVKGDSVSARGNEVVKKRNIFNYLGPALITSALVLGPGSVTLSSKIGAIYGTQLVWTIVLAIILMMVYTEMSTRIGLAAKHSFIQTIKKKWGLFAGILIGVGAFLVTASFQAGNAIGTGIAISAVTDMDPTIWSIIFTLLSIGLLFAKQFYQILEKMMLVLVVIMLLAFLITVIVVQPSIVDIFKGFIPVLPEGSMGLIIALFATSFSIVGALYQSYLVKEKGWKITDATSGRKESFLGIFLLGFISFLIMITAATILKPQGLVVNDASEMGLALEPLFGSWSTFVFMLGLFGASFSSLMGNATIGGSLLADGLGLGSSLSNLKVKLPIILVMLFGSIIGIVFGSAPLNLIVFAQAVTIFVVPFIAIAILVVANDKNIMGELKNKLLSNVLGIIGLLVLIYLAFNNIKNIFFS; translated from the coding sequence TTGGATGTTAAGGGGGATTCAGTATCAGCAAGGGGTAATGAGGTTGTAAAAAAGAGGAATATATTTAATTATCTTGGACCGGCATTAATCACTTCTGCTTTAGTATTAGGTCCGGGAAGTGTTACGCTTTCTTCTAAGATTGGGGCAATATATGGAACCCAATTAGTTTGGACTATTGTTTTAGCCATTATTTTAATGATGGTTTATACAGAAATGAGTACTCGGATTGGTTTAGCTGCTAAGCATAGCTTCATCCAAACGATTAAGAAAAAGTGGGGATTGTTCGCAGGTATATTAATCGGAGTTGGGGCATTTTTAGTTACCGCCTCATTCCAGGCAGGTAATGCAATTGGTACAGGGATTGCTATATCTGCAGTTACGGATATGGATCCAACCATTTGGAGTATTATCTTTACCCTGTTATCCATTGGATTGTTATTTGCAAAACAATTTTATCAAATTCTTGAAAAGATGATGCTTGTATTAGTAGTGATTATGCTCCTAGCATTTTTAATCACTGTAATAGTTGTCCAACCATCCATAGTTGATATATTTAAAGGATTTATACCGGTATTGCCCGAGGGGAGTATGGGGTTAATTATTGCTTTATTTGCTACAAGTTTTTCCATCGTAGGTGCCTTATATCAATCTTATTTAGTTAAAGAGAAGGGCTGGAAAATTACGGATGCCACAAGTGGTCGTAAGGAATCGTTTTTAGGAATCTTTCTTCTAGGTTTTATATCCTTTCTAATAATGATTACAGCTGCAACTATTTTAAAGCCTCAGGGACTTGTTGTGAATGATGCAAGTGAAATGGGCTTAGCGTTAGAACCACTTTTTGGTAGCTGGTCTACTTTTGTCTTTATGCTCGGGTTGTTTGGGGCATCTTTTTCTTCCCTGATGGGGAATGCAACGATTGGTGGTTCTTTGCTAGCTGACGGATTAGGATTAGGTAGCAGCCTATCCAATTTAAAAGTGAAGCTACCTATTATTTTAGTAATGCTTTTCGGTTCCATTATTGGGATTGTATTCGGCTCTGCGCCATTGAATCTAATTGTTTTTGCGCAAGCCGTTACCATATTCGTTGTGCCGTTCATCGCAATTGCTATTTTAGTAGTAGCTAATGATAAAAATATTATGGGTGAGCTAAAAAATAAATTATTAAGCAATGTTCTAGGGATTATAGGATTACTCGTTTTAATCTATTTAGCTTTTAATAATATAAAAAATATCTTTTTCTCATAA
- a CDS encoding extracellular solute-binding protein has protein sequence MKNKHLIIGLLLLFLSFMLVACTDENTGEKETDKEKETETAGETEKAPDAQVDPFDHSEKHTITGMTFRFGDPPPLSSPGLDLINERFNVDYKPEIIPQGDYVEKSSAIVASGSMPDLVGFQAGDTRFYQWAEDGAFLPLDDYLSHYATLGKIPDYIYNSFKVNGKIYGIPRYSQPYPLTPIIRKDWLDKLGLEIPTSYDELEKIAIAFTKEDPDGNGKADTYGVAIGENINPNFNMGTYWDFNAWYHQNDNGDFIPGIISDGRKDLVQFFANLYKEGAMTKDFAVLDWASTNNEFYSGKAGIFVGGVSGMSQEYFEGLLSINPDAELVAIPPFEAPDKSKGFTMGSGNSGILALNANLAEDEGKIYRALELVDFGKTYFPAEEKNPQNADFDFYLGKEGTGYNMENGLPVQVPTFSSEGLSPSTYFLDNREQVPEDAAINYADSYTLPELKEMTVTLQEMFESNQMYIDPSHGVLSPTNQEKGTDLMQFLINEQSKMIAGQRPVSDWDALVEEYMAKGGEAIIKETNEGIKAKGYTEREWK, from the coding sequence GTGAAAAATAAGCACTTAATAATTGGCTTGCTACTTCTTTTTCTCAGTTTTATGCTGGTAGCTTGTACGGATGAAAACACAGGTGAGAAAGAAACAGACAAAGAAAAAGAAACAGAAACAGCAGGAGAAACTGAAAAGGCTCCAGATGCGCAGGTTGATCCATTTGATCATAGTGAAAAACATACAATCACGGGGATGACATTCCGTTTTGGTGATCCACCACCGTTAAGTAGTCCTGGTCTTGATTTGATAAATGAGCGCTTTAATGTAGATTATAAACCAGAGATTATTCCTCAAGGTGACTATGTGGAAAAATCATCTGCCATTGTAGCTTCAGGTTCAATGCCAGATTTAGTAGGATTCCAAGCTGGTGATACACGTTTTTATCAATGGGCTGAGGACGGGGCATTCCTACCTTTAGATGATTATCTATCACATTATGCAACATTAGGTAAAATCCCAGACTATATTTACAATTCTTTTAAAGTAAATGGCAAAATATATGGAATTCCGCGTTATTCTCAACCATATCCTTTAACTCCGATTATTCGGAAGGATTGGTTGGACAAATTAGGATTAGAAATTCCAACGAGTTACGATGAGCTTGAGAAAATTGCCATTGCATTTACTAAAGAAGATCCAGATGGTAATGGTAAGGCTGATACGTATGGTGTAGCAATTGGAGAAAATATCAATCCAAACTTCAATATGGGAACTTATTGGGACTTCAACGCATGGTATCACCAAAATGATAACGGTGATTTTATCCCGGGTATCATTTCTGATGGAAGAAAAGATTTAGTTCAATTCTTTGCTAACCTTTATAAAGAAGGGGCTATGACGAAGGATTTTGCGGTTTTAGATTGGGCAAGTACGAATAATGAATTTTATTCTGGCAAAGCCGGAATTTTCGTTGGTGGAGTTTCAGGTATGTCTCAAGAATACTTTGAAGGATTATTATCCATTAACCCGGACGCAGAGCTCGTAGCAATTCCGCCATTTGAAGCACCAGATAAATCTAAAGGATTCACAATGGGTTCAGGTAACTCAGGGATTCTTGCTTTAAATGCTAATCTTGCGGAAGATGAAGGAAAAATTTATCGCGCATTAGAGCTAGTGGATTTCGGAAAAACATATTTCCCGGCTGAGGAAAAAAATCCTCAAAATGCGGACTTTGACTTCTATTTAGGTAAAGAAGGAACTGGTTATAATATGGAAAATGGATTACCTGTCCAAGTTCCAACATTCTCTTCTGAAGGACTTTCACCATCCACTTATTTCTTGGATAACAGAGAGCAGGTTCCAGAGGATGCAGCGATTAACTACGCTGATAGCTACACTTTACCAGAGTTAAAGGAAATGACAGTTACCTTGCAGGAAATGTTTGAATCGAACCAAATGTATATTGACCCTTCTCATGGTGTATTGTCACCGACCAATCAAGAAAAAGGCACAGACCTAATGCAATTCCTAATTAACGAACAATCTAAAATGATCGCAGGCCAAAGACCAGTATCTGATTGGGATGCTCTTGTAGAGGAATATATGGCAAAAGGCGGCGAAGCGATTATTAAAGAAACAAATGAAGGGATCAAAGCAAAAGGTTACACAGAAAGAGAATGGAAATAA
- a CDS encoding carbohydrate ABC transporter permease, producing the protein MFKATGGERVMEIFNNILLLLISVTMLFPFLYIFSVSFSSVSDVLNSDFLLWPKEWVTDAYTYILGSDQFIRSLWVTVYITVVGTFVNLVFTSTMAYSLTRNIIGQRLILFLVLFTILFSAGMIPTYIIVKETGLLNSLWALIIPVAISPFNLIIMTQFFKGIPEELTEAAIIDGANDIQIFSKVILPLSKPALAAFGLFYAVGHWNSYFSGVLYLNDPAKWPIQVILRQIVIVNEPNAALGGHAAMVEALPPPETVQMAAILLATLPILIVYPFLQKHFAKGVMLGSVKG; encoded by the coding sequence ATGTTCAAAGCTACTGGTGGCGAAAGGGTAATGGAAATTTTTAATAACATACTTTTGTTATTAATATCTGTAACAATGCTATTCCCCTTCTTATACATTTTTTCCGTTTCATTTTCAAGTGTAAGTGATGTACTAAATAGTGATTTCCTTTTATGGCCAAAGGAATGGGTGACAGATGCTTATACGTATATTTTAGGGTCCGATCAATTTATCCGTTCCCTATGGGTGACAGTTTATATCACAGTGGTAGGAACATTTGTTAATCTAGTTTTCACTTCAACAATGGCCTATTCACTAACAAGAAATATTATTGGGCAAAGGTTAATCTTATTTTTAGTATTATTTACAATACTATTTTCTGCTGGAATGATTCCAACTTATATTATTGTAAAAGAAACTGGTTTATTGAATTCGTTATGGGCATTGATCATACCTGTAGCAATCAGTCCATTCAACTTAATCATCATGACTCAATTTTTTAAAGGGATTCCTGAGGAACTTACAGAGGCAGCAATTATTGATGGAGCAAATGATATTCAAATTTTTTCTAAAGTGATTTTACCGTTATCAAAGCCCGCTTTGGCAGCATTTGGTCTGTTTTATGCAGTGGGTCATTGGAATAGCTATTTCTCAGGAGTTCTCTACTTGAACGACCCTGCAAAGTGGCCGATTCAAGTTATTTTACGACAAATTGTCATTGTGAATGAACCCAATGCAGCACTAGGAGGTCATGCGGCAATGGTAGAGGCATTACCTCCTCCAGAAACGGTTCAAATGGCAGCTATTTTGTTGGCAACCTTACCAATACTTATTGTTTATCCATTCTTGCAAAAACATTTTGCTAAAGGAGTGATGCTTGGATCTGTAAAAGGTTAA